A segment of the Triticum urartu cultivar G1812 chromosome 1, Tu2.1, whole genome shotgun sequence genome:
cacatggaagtttccagcatgaataatcttatgatccctctgagcctgggtggcagtccataggagaattACACGGTACcctgggatttccaaaaaaatacaagcaatcactgggttccccaggtgcctcaatccacccagatgtgtattaaagttgccaccttaagttaaccattaattaacaactcacatctgtcatggttAATCTCAAACCCAATcaacgtctatgagcatagcatggcaatataagcataacatagaagtaactcccaagggtttgataataaacaggtgaatatGTACTACCCCAAAATCCAAAATTTATTCAggtcctaaccatgcaattgtttgagggttgatctaatgcaatagaaccgggtagtaaagaggtatgatcaaagtgttacttgccttgctgatgattcgtgaaacctagagactcgtagtagcacgcttcgcactccgggactctatcgcaatcaaacaagcatacaataagcaatcaagcaatagAAATCCGAATAAAactcttatttgattttaacattaaatctccaatatttctttatttttaggaagtcattttatcctctctctctttcatttttataaaagaaatattcaaagataaaataattaaaatcaaacgaccctcttttcaaaattcgagaaaaactcaaatatgaaaataacgaaatccccaactctctccgtaggtccttgagttgcgtagaatttctaggatcaagccaaaatggaATAAAAtttgatatgcaatgatgatctaatgtataacattccaaattgaaaatttgggatgttacagccgtcctctcctcggtgagggtggagtgcccgcacaaaggctgtgggctctacgtcacttaccacaagctcgccgatCACCAGAGCGTGTGTCCGCTCGCGCCCTGCAAATGCCCCGTTCCCATCTGCGGCTACGAAGGCCCGCCGCCGGTTCTCtcccaccacatcagcaccgTGCATCCCATGCCCGTGCACAGGATCCAGTACGGCAAGGCGCTCCAGCTGCAAGTGCCACTGTCGGAGCCACGGCTCTTGCTGTTCGCGGAGGAGGACGGCCGCACATTTTTCTTGGTCGGTGGTGTGCTCGATATCAGCGCGCCTATCGCCGTGTCGGTCGTCTGCATCAGAGTGGGGGCATCCCCACTACCGCACTACGTGGCCAAGCTGTGTGCGAACGGCCCAccgggggagcccaaaggcaggaccgacaccgtcaaggtggaaatggaggtgacaagcagcaGGGATCCCGGCGACGTCGCTGTGCAAGAGCTGACCTACTTCACAGTTCCGCCCAAGCTGCTGGCCGGGGCTAAGCtggtgtccctccacattcagattgataagctcacgtcctaaatgattctaaagtgccttctgtttatcttagtaatatgctaatataggggtTAGCTCAGTCTACTTTAGATTAAGAGATGGTAGGTTTTGGTGGGGATGCAGCAATTACCTCAACATCAGATCAGCAGTGAAAGTAATTTCGAACAGTCGAATGGATATTTTGTGTCTGTTGGATATAAAGATCCTTTGGGTAAGAAGTAACAACTTATATGCTTTTTTTGAAATGGAGCAGCGATACTAGTATattttttgttgacatgcactaataTTTTCGAAAcggacgtcgggctgtagctagaagggcggttgggacacGACATCGggccataccgcggtgacccccgattgggacgcaccgactgtggatTTTCTCGCTCGCCGATGTCGACTGCGTCTATgtagaacattgttcccttccccccaGCTACGGGATCAGGCCGGATATGTGACCAGCGGTGTGGccaccgtcgttctatgcttgtgaagagagcaacccaagcaagcaggcttgtagcttaggctcctgctagtgtatatatagtggttttatttttctctccgtatcaaccattttatattgcgtacgtgtcattgaagagtgaaatgatggttgcttcttccaactaacttactgtgtgatttgactgctcctttagtggcccctacacgtactccccctatgtgtatgcaacagtcacacgtacacatggacgcaaaaacgcgcgcgacgccctaatgcatgcatgtctgagcacacgacggaacacacacggtcatgctcaagtgctcaatCTACATgagcatgcacacacatactcagccagggtgatctagtgaccgtataaacaccggaaaatgtatatattgagcgcaatgagcgtattatgaagtccactgaccgtatttttacaaatatacagtgacaaacagtgtatttatctcgtttgaaattaagccatattaaccggagaggaggcagtatggactagcattactttgctatgccccgtcaacttgccgaatgaggagaagcttgcaggatgGGAGAAGGTTGtgtgcggtggctcgcaggacaaggagaaacttttggcTAATGCAAGGTCTCCTTCACTCAGGCgatggacgtgcaacagttaattcggtatcagattgccagaagcatacaatgtactagtactattattgttgcacttcccgaagaggcgaacaaccaagcacaaagtttactagtactagtactaatactatagtctatagaggtatgtactatactagtactaggaaccggatggaggagcgtctgcactcttattatatttttaaaatgtgataaagcaatctttgacacatttggttctcttcaagggttctcgcatgtgataatggaagttgattgcatggaacactcgccacaattctcgcttaattctggctcatatcctattacaaataggagcgctcagttatatttcctcttttttgttattcagcatgtaaacaggtcagcaaaccttgcggcgcatctttgtgcgaaccgtgcttgctgcactttgaatgtggccgagagttggcttgatgaaacacctcgcttcctacttctttttttgcggggtacctcgcttcgtagtgaccagtgtcttggttgatcgtcctaagaatgcttatatatgaataaaacTCTCTCATTTACCCctaaaaaagattaagccatattaaccggaaaggagggagtatggactagcactacttgttggtgtgtcccgtcaactcgcagaacaaggagaagctcGGTTAtgacttttgactaatgcaacacccaggcggtggacatgcatcagttcattcagtgtcagattgccagagACATACACTGTACTAGTATCGAACATGCgaagtaccatcattgttcgacttcacgaagaggcgaagagccaagcgcaaggcttagtagtacgagtagtactactactacaaCCACATGGTGGAGCCtctgtactcttatttttttAATCTCTGATAAAGTTCACATTTATTCCGGAGAAGGGCAGAAAACGGTagcccaacatgtaatgatgatatcgatcaaccatgctcgcatatatcttggcctccgtgcgagcccgtcCATGTGTtttcgctcctcgtctctctcaaggaacggcggGTTGGCCATTTTGCCATCAATTaagatcggtttgctcacactccggtcccacatgtcagtgatatgccaagaggaggtgcATTGACCGACTAgccatacgcgtacttggttttgcaccttcatactactcctccctccgtcatagtttacagggcgcgcttcattacgatgcatttctctcaatgcatttccaccaccagagagactttagacgcgtttgggtTAATGCTCAATAAATTAGGGCGTGGTAGCAGCGATTTTCTCTCGATGTAGTACcacggagtggagtaagtgcatgcatgtgtgtacgcattatttcctctagtaatagacgccgtgctataactaccaatgctatatTCAAGCCGAttgctagtcgccttggtcccagagattttgtctttttctgaagcgcgctctATAAACAGTGATGGATGGattagtatgagcggattcaaagaagagcgtattgatggttgcttcttccgagcaacttatagtgggaaaggtggggcttatgatttgactgctcattactcactattaatgtgGTGCAACCACCGgtctgagtctcccatgcggctgtgcactaccccctcggttctagagatttcaatgagtgactactcaaatatttgtctttttagagattcaaatggactactacgtacgaatgtatatagacatattttagagtgtagattcactcattttgctccgtatgtagtcacttgttgaaatctctagaaagacaaatatttagcaATGGAGGAAGTACACATaggaagcaaaatgagtgaatatacactctaaaatatgcccatttgaaatttgtaaaaagataAATATTGTTGATGACAgttgcgacgacaaaaaagaagcatattccttgtcctaagggaagataacaacatggttgtgtttgtctaaaacggtgtgaggacgagattgcaatatggaaagtacgccggacgagctatgttttgtgcaaagaactatggaagatccacatgcagcgacgtgggaagacgggcagtggagcaaggccgtaggggatacctggaggtcgtcgggatgtaactaggtgagcggcggcgggcagaatctgcccatactgcggcagcgagcaggtggcgtaggccctactGCGCCgaagcttggtcagagagaacgacgTGTACCGCAGATCAGGACGTGCTGCCTCAGCGCCGTCGAATGGAGAAACGATGCACGTCCTCCCTTTCCGCCGGcagacgggatgcggccggatcagtgaccaacagtgagagagagagagcccaccgcagccttgtgtgagatactctgaagagagacAAACCAGGCAGGGAGGCTCCATTGTTTATAgtggagcggactacctttttctccataaaaatcattttatattctgtgtacgtgccattgagcgatataactttatttaaaaataacgggccaacgcatcaagtcgaactttgtttcgtgcacgtgTGGTACACGCCCTccgtaggtaaacaaccgctacacgcgttcaaattagcacACGGGCTGCCATTtggtacagaaatgagctccaccgtgtacccgcgcaggtgtggctgggcacgaagcatgAGTATGTGCACGgtcacctattctcttcttgtatacatacaccacctacgtggggttgtgtgagagagatacaaacgtaGAGAGATACAGTGTGTGGGTTCGTGGGAgttttttggggggggggtcaatcaaaaaatgtaacatatgtaatgtgtgtgaaatagagtcctggatatatcatacatatagagggggcgatccacgagaagagagtggaggtatcatcgacttgaggtgtccatagaatcaaagagagggatgatgtgtgtgtgtgtgcgcgtgcagggtcgataaagagtgccatcgaatttgtgtgtggccacgtcaaagatatagagtggctggcctactagaacgagagaggggataggtgcagtttgtctctgtggcatggatacctacctacagcgctcgactatcggtgtgtggtgggagggggagggaggcctaattaactatagaggtacaatggcttctatatgtgtggaggaggagagaggcctgcctcatgtattaagggagattgatctacctcatgtattaagggagatcgatcagCATCCATtcatatgtgtaggagaggaataaggttgggagagagacagagctagagtgttggaggggctggtagtggagttgcttctaccaaatggtgggataggcttgctagacaaccggagggcacgcctgcaatatcaataaCAGAAGGGATGTCTgcttgtctgtgcacgtgcgtgtgagagacgggtcaggaggcatgcacgaatgatgaggggggacgatatagctgtggtaagcagacataactacataggaagatcaatcctCCTTTTTCAGAGAAAGGAAAGACATAatttgtgaggtacgtcgatcgatgggggggatAGTTAAAGTCAacctaggtatatgttgggagatcgatcggtatacatgcatgtgtgtgttagaagcaaatgaggcacatGGAGAAGGatatagagagagagggatgtatctaggaggtggtgcgagagtcatactatatcgagggggaaggagtgtgcgagtacgagatcgatgaaaagagtggtgggagtgaggcatggatggtgataagagaagaggggaagcttgtttttgtgctaggcacacctggctagagaggcatatcgatcgatgtgtgccgtaaagaaggagctgggggcctacacacactatgggtgaacgacctaaagtgaaaagatgaatttgcacgatggagctagagaatgttgagggagggtgagagggatgcaggcgtgtgcatgcacaagagaatgttagcgctagctagctacaaagataagatgattgtgtgggtgtaaaagacgaatagagatcatacttcattataaaaagcgaattaggatatttgaagaatttatcatagtgttttaaactgacgaatgtgtgaatatatataacggtgatacacacggtgtgattatgaacatgttatactacatataatatattttatctctactcttataaaaaatggagttgttgatgatggtgtgcctgccatcctgcaatataggccgtccgatttatatctgacggataggaaggaaactatggcaattttgaaaaaagatacccacacccctctccatatttgcaaattaggcctccccttgatcatgttgatGTTCTGTGGAACGCATGGGAACCTTGCTAGTACTACGtataatatatagaacattgatcataatttgggctaatgtgtggcttttgcagctcaggtctaaatacttgtcataatgtagggggcgagacactatactatgtgtgataaacacggtgtacacgtatggaacatggttcagattatgaatatatagttagtacatcaaatgtactattatttggaatcaacattaagtgtattcaaaaaatagaattcgagttcatatagtacacatagttcatatctatctctatagtaatcatgtggtgtgttattaagctaatacacgaatgatggttgaagttggcaacaatcatgactatagattcttattgaaatagagaaacaaattcaaattcagctcgaattgcagcggtagtatagacatttggaatgcactaaaatgttggtatgagtaggttacatgcattatgcAGCAAGtgaaaaaatttaattggacataacatggattcatactccctccttccgtCTATATAGGGTGTAATGCgttttttaagaccgcctttgactattgacaagatttaTAGTACATGAGaagcacaatgtgaaaattatatcattgaaagaacctttcacagacgaatttaatggtgtgctttgtgtaagttgcatgtcatatattattgctctaatatttggtcaaagttagcatcaaaaaacgcattaggccctatatagatggaaggagggagtagctttgaatagaatttttatagtaaaatggggcaagactctctctttatgtggtgtatttttatatttttgttttctttttggttgagggaagtgcgaattgatttggtatgtacaagtacaatattacacgttaggcttgtccctaaaattcaacctgCGCCTttttatatcccgaaaattcagatatcgtgctcccaaaactggcgccttcacaacctgcgccttgctatcccgaaattacaacgcgcgtgaaaactccctccGGCTGCCAAATCCTgacatgcgaaatcccccttctaaccctgagcgaaagggccgctagttcaaatcggtggggggtacttttgtaacacaccctacattttggacaagcgcgtccctaagtcatggttcaccccctcccatcgcctcctttttgccattcgaaatcccaggccaccataacctctccgctccagccgcgaaaccccaccctcctccgtccgccacctcaccgctgcccagtcggagcctcttccccgacgacgtcatcCACTACAACATCTCGACATCCCTTGTCcactccccggatgaggatccgtcatccatctcgtcgtcccaccggttcagccgccccatcctccacctccaaggagcttctccgatgatcgcctcgtctatcgcggctgctccatccccacagcgctgCCTTAACCTGCTCCATCGGAACCGCAgaatcctcaccgactcctcggatgAAGCAGAGGCCTActcggcaccaccaaagaggttgtacactcatcgcatcgcaccttatCCTTAGCTCGACCTCGCGGCACCGATGGTGCTCCATCCTGCACCCCCATGGAGCAGCTACCTTGAAgtcggcgccgcgggcgacatctcaacggcggctctcccccagtgcgaggccccttcggcggtgGCATCCGTACCAGCcagatctgctgctgctgctctggctcttgctcgctcgctcgcgctgctgctccggctctcgctcgatcgctcgctttCCCAGCTGTTGCttctccggctctcgctcgctcgctcgtgctgctgctctgctctgatttagctacacttcaatCGACTAAATCAactttgggtcagtcgattttcagggggtggggggatcaccggagttaaggaagaaccacccgcagcggggatgggggctcgccggagaggtaccccattatctatcttagggttcagggtgggggcggggggcctataGGGCTGGCCGGGGCTACGGTGGACCGGAGGTGGGGAGTTGTTTTGGGgcgcgaggcggcgctggggccggcggttcagccggtggtggctggcggcttagggggtgcaggttgaagatgaactgcaagccctccctaaactacatgtcaagtgcctctctactaccattgcgttcagtttggacagtaacattcagattccagagtaaatttcagttttgacagttaagttcagagtcaacagtttttacctcatctgttgtagttaggtggttttcggtgatgtaaattttacatctattttacatcatctattggagatgctattagaatcccactagATATTGACGGTGTCCGTCTTGTgttgcttcagccttgacgtcttacggctcaccggggctgctccaacgacagaatgATCCATCACAACAGAACAGTGCCCtagacgccgtctacagattcctcagatcttcctccacacctccgacagccacctctgcctcaaattcttcagcgaccaacccaatgatgctgaggtcgacacagctacggcaaagaggttgtacacttgttgcatcacttattactatacattcatgtcgatccattagggctattttggttcaatggaaaaacatagcaatagggaattttccaatggcactctactattcaattattcatgcattttttgaaaggaatgaagcaaaacatccacctagacctacttttcaaaatcctatgcatgaaaacaagaccaagtgcattagtggcagaataacattctaaaTGTACATGCTTTtatatggtttcactttattttggccatgtttctttgcattcctatGCTCTTCCAATTCCTGCAAACCAAACACtcaagttgacagaaatcctgtgtttacaaatgctctgtttaccatgtgcattcctatcctatttcGGTGTTTTTCCTATCCTGCATTTTAcaatcatgcaagccaaatgagccctgacagaattacttcagttacaggtaggtgtcgaagggaactttgtgtggtttgtcctgctcctgccacAACATCGTCCACCTCAActgagctgctccatcgacagaaacatccaccaaaccagacatcacggCTCCCGACCATCTTTCGCCGtctcagatctccttccctgccgccggcacccaccgcaatggcatcaccatcatcgactcagtAGATGAACCTaaggagtacacgggtccacaagagaggtcgcacccttttgtttctacttatgttatgcattgcttaaaattacccgctactttatcatcctgttcacctcttggactccaagtcaggtccaaattaatgttcaaacttgagttctaaattagttgtggggcacatatcgaggaaTCCATGAATAGTATCTCCGTTTAATATCtagttcacctagggtatgcctatgttgttcatcttgggtgggaaacaaatagtaaagcaatcatcatctatctttttattaaattaaagcaatcatcagcctgctatcattatttttgcatccatccactggttgttacgatcactctaaatttctgcatgctctccttacataatcccaccatattttttcgtatgcatgtcagata
Coding sequences within it:
- the LOC125532886 gene encoding uncharacterized protein LOC125532886, with amino-acid sequence MAAARAPTMGGKGRRAEEEEGGGGGGSSGPCASAGGPATGRGGGERGRRAYGRLPRGGGHVRSAGKVSGGARGPPPVLSHHISTVHPMPVHRIQYGKALQLQVPLSEPRLLLFAEEDGRTFFLVGGVLDISAPIAVSVVCIRVGASPLPHYVAKLCANGPPGEPKGRTDTVKVEMEVTSSRDPGDVAVQELTYFTVPPKLLAGAKLVSLHIQIDKLTS